The DNA region TGAGCAATCGCAATCGCACATGACTAATCGAGGATTTGCATTTGCGATCAATAGAAATCCGAACATTCCTCAGGCGGTTTGCCCGATGGTCATTAAGCATTCCCATCGATTGTCGTCGGAACGATTTCAGATTATTGGTATTTGCACCACAGAACAGACGCAATGTCGGCATAAGGCCAAAGCGGGGCCCATATAAAACATCTGGCACCATCCAAAttgacttttattttaataatggcAACAAACCCAATTTCgcttgagtttttttttattatttttttttataagtagtGTGGCGATTATAATGGAAAGCCCCATTTTTTGGGATGCGACGACAGATGGGTTTTTTTACCCACTTAAAGTATCGATTAAGGCCGCGGTGACGTCGCAGAAATGGCACGAAAGTGTGCGTATTGCATAACGCAGgagggaaaatttaaaaactagaGTTATAATAGTTAAATGGacagttgaaaaaattgacattaatCAGTGGCGCGCTGGATCGCGGCCAAACCGAACGAAAAAGCACTTGAGacttttgagatttttttcccAAGAAATTACTCGGGCGCCCTTGAGTTTGTCAATACTTCACGACGAAGTTACCTCATTCGGGGAAAAAAATGACAGTTAAATTAGACATAAATCAGTGGCGCGCCGAGGGAGAGCACACTTTCCCAGACGTCCTTAACATAGCTACTTGATTCGTGTTTCCACAGCCACTTACGGTAAACAGCGCGCATCAAATTTGAGAATCACCTGAACCACGAGGGTACTGCCCATGATGCGGTACGACAAGCCGAAAGCTTTTTTCCCTCTGCGTCttattatattcaaataaGGTGACAGGTAAACTAATTTAAGCAATTATTTACTGCCACGGCCTTATCGGGCGAGAGACCGACGCGTCTAGAACGCAGCAATGACGTGTCTTGAGCGAGAATTGAGCGATAAAAAGAGGTTCCTCCTGGGAATTGCGTGAATGCGTGCGAGCACCAGGAAGAGCTTAGCGGGAATTCTCCACAGGGGTCAGAACAGGTCGTTCCGCCGTCCACCAACCGTAAAGACGACCCTGCTCCGATTATTTAGCATGAAGTTTAATTGGCGTGGATCTTATTTCATTGTTCGCATATATCGATAGTCAGTCGGTAGTCCGAATGTCTTGGGAGGAGTCCCATATCAAATCGTTAAACTAGCCATGACCAGATGCTTATCGGGTGTCACCTCGAATCGGCCAATTAAGCGGGCCAGCGCCTTTTCGGCACCTGACCGAGTCCCAGTGACCGCTTAATGCGACTATCGTGTTTTGTTCGGTCGCGgtcgataaatttttttcggtCATCCCTTGGGACGGTACCACCTAAGCATTATCCCTGTCGCCATCTCTTGTAAAATTAAGCTGGTGTTAAAACTGCCagaggaatttaaatttcgcgTGCCCGATTTCGGGGTATACAGCGATCTAATTAAGAGCTGGGCCCGCGGAATTTATGGGGCGCTCGGCCGATGGTCAAGATCGTTCGGCCAGATATATCGCCGACGCGATTTTCTTTTTGCCGAAATCGGTGTGGAATGTTTCGGGCACGGACCACCGGGTATGTACACAGGGGACCAAGACTGGCAGTCGGTGAAGGTGGTTTTCGGAAAAATGTTCGATGATCATCATGTGCGCGGagcaaattttcgtttttgtgcCTACAAATGAGACAACATCTGAAAAACTTTGCCAAACATTCAGACTCGTCCTAAATTGTCTTTTTCCGACATTCATGTCCACATTCATATTCACGTCCATGCAAATTGTCCACTTCATTAAATGAATACGTCACAGCTCACAAGTGTAGATGGCGCCACGCGAGCCTCCTCTTTGTTCATTagatgcaattaaaaaaagacggAAGACTACGTTCTGGAACGGCATCAATGCGATGGTCGAAATGGACAGTTTGCATTATCGTTTTTGGGTTGAAGGAAACTGTTTCACATCGAAATTAAATAAGTGTGGCTATTCAGAAGCAGTTCAGCAACGCTTGACCATTTTCCCTTTAACTGCCGCCATTTTGGAATAAACTACTACCATGTTGTATCcgaaaatttacaattgaTTTCAAGTAGTTTTTATCAAATCCATGTTTTCCACAACCTTGGATGGCGCTTTCTTTAATGGTCCGACCACGTGCTTGACACTGATCCATCCAGCAAAACAACCAATTCGGGGGCAAAAACTCTCACGCGAAGCCATCATGCATTTTTATccagtttttcaataattcacgatatctgtaaaaaaattcgcCCGTATTAtgtgattgaaaatttagtaaCCTGATTGCCTGTCGGATAATGACCCATAATCaacgttaataaattattcgaGCTTTGAAATAGCTTCGATTAACTGGAAATTTCCCCAAAAGAAACGTTTTGTAGCGGTAGTGTAACTTGAGTAGACGTGAATACGAAATTTAAAGGTTTATAATCGAGcttctttaaatttaacttttttggggGCCGAacgtaaaaaatatctatgtaAAAACTCCCTCATGCTAAAGCTATATTGGCGTCACTTCACTACAGTTCTTAATCTTTATCTCTGGGTAACTGGAGCaggataatattttttacgtttgtTTAACTCTACGTGATGAACAATGACGTCGGCAATACGTCATAGGGACATTTGACCGTCAGGTACAGATGGACGTCAGTTATGGCACAGAGGttagaaatacaaatttaagtagacaaaatgaaaaaattagtgaCCATTACGATACTGCACTGTTTTATACAAGAAGCTCGTATTCTTTGTGGTTCCTCTATCAAAGCAAATCAAACTTGAGCAATCAGGCCGTCATCGGCTGCCCTAATGACAGGGTCGAGTCGGCGGTCGAAGCCCTGTCATTTagccaaaacaaatatttgcgCAAATTATCGGTTAGAGGGGGCGTTAGACTCGGTTGGCTTTTGTGGGCGGTCTAATGTTGCTCTTTTATGGTGCCGAGATGATTCCACTTCCCCGCCTTATTCGGTCTATCTATCGCGGATTTGCATAAGGAATCCCGACGGCACGATACGAGGGCATTCAAATATTGAACCCGGCGATGAAAAATCAAAGAGCCATTCGACGTACGAGCATTTCCGCCGTGGCGTCAAATTGCCCTTTTCCTGTTTGTCACTCCTCGTTTTGtcccaaataaaaattactctCCCAAAAAAAAGAGATTAATTAGCCATCATCATAAAACCAGCAGGGCATTGAGCTTAAGTTCCGCAGGGAACCACTGTGCTGCATAatcgtttttaaaatgaagaaaaacgtGCTTTCTTTAGATTTTAGATGAATCACCATATTCCTCCCTTCCGCAGGAAGTAATGTGGTTTGGCGCTAGTACAGAGCCTCGATGATGTCGGAGAGGAAGCTCTGCTGTTTGGTATTCGTCGCCGGTACTCCGGTACTACTGACCTTCCGAATGCACCGGCGACAGTGCAACAGCGGAGAGCGGGCGGaagcaacttttttcttatttttttaataatatttacccCCCGTTCGTTTCAGATGCGTGTTCGTCGAGGAGCACCCCGAAACCGCGGCCCCCGGCGCCCACCCCACGCCCCAACATCACATTCCTGACGTATCCGTGCCCCCCCGCGTACGCCGCCTGGTTTTGTCTTAACGGTGCTACCTGCTTTACCGTCAAAATCCAGGATAGTTTGCTGTATAATTGCATGTAAGTAGCCTCAACCTCGGACAAGAGAAAAGTGGAatgaatgtgttttttttttcattttttaggtGTGCGGAAGGCTATCAAGGCTCGCGGTGTGAATACAAAGATCTAGACGGGTCTTATATACGTAAGTATCTAATTTATCCATTTGTGATGACGTTAGCGGTGGTGGTTTGAGTGAAATTCGAAATACGTTTGTCAAAGCAGAACGACCCGCAATCGTAGTGCAATGATTAAACCATTTGCCATTTACCTTCGAACATCTGACTGATAACGAATGACTATTCGAGACATGCCCCTGATACGTGTGTCTATTTATTGACCCTACCAGGTATGAGTGTTCACAAAGTAAAACctcttcttttatttcttaatcgtgaatgtcttaaaaataaaattacgtcGCTGAAATTCGCGATTGTTATCCAGTtacgattttaaaattatgtaatttttatatcCACCATGTGTCAAGAATAAAGTGCCTTCGGGAGAGTGATTATAGTATAGGAAATTAGGCATTTACCATGTGTCAAGAATctttttatcagttttagtTTTAACCCTTTCACTGCGGCACGTATTTTAAGTAATCATGTCTCTCGTGCGGcatttttttgaaagggtCAAAATCCTTCAGTTTCCATATTCAGCACGTGTCAGGCTTCCTTGAAGTCAGTGATTACGTTCAAAAAATTGCGTTCACCATGTGTCAAGAATTACACGATTTTTTCATCGTCATTCACATGTTTACACAGATCTGCATTGATTATATTACATcaagaaattaatatataCTTATAGAAGTGGAATTTTGCAAGTTGCtgtacatatatgtattaCTTTTTAGCATCCCATCAACGTCTTATGCTCGAAACGGCCTCGATAGCAGGCGGTGCCACCATTGCCGTCTTTTCGGTCGTCATTCTGTGTTTAGCGGCGTATCTCAGATGGCGTAGGCGGAAGAAAAGCGCTGCCCCCGTAGATCAGGTGGACGGTCTGCCCGGACCGCACCATCGGCAACGGATATTCGGAATACGACCTCAAGGTAACTTTCTTCCATTTCTACTCAAGACAGTGTGTGAATGACGAAAATCTCATTTAGGTAATAACCTAGTGCCTATCCGAAGCAGCGTGAGTCCCTATAGGgaccaccaccaccaccatGCGAACAATCACCAAGTGAGCAATAACAACGTGCCTTCCCACCCCCACGAACCCAACTTACTGCCCAATCCGGACGTGGAGCGATCGGAAGCGGGAATCCCCAACGATCGGGGCGACCTCCCAAAGACATTGTTACGAGGTGAACCCCCTTGGGGAGTGTGAGaaggattttatttatttatattatttattgattgttGGTGGGCCGCTAATCGAAACGAAAAAGATAAACTCTGTGCTTTAGTGATAAATATTCGAAAAGTAATATAATCAGAAATTACGTGTATGGAGATGATTATTTAGCGCAAATGtggcaatttaaaaaaggcaCTTTGTTATACGCAGCAGCTTTGCTctagtaaatatattttttttaatatcgaaGAAGAGGTCTATTTTTTGCGTCGGCGGCAAATGAAATCGAGGAAACAAATGTTGattaataagttttattatttatttatttactatctGTCTTTCTTTTTACTGAACAGCTACTCTCcttttttagtttatgttCTCTTATGGGTTAGTGTTTAGGGGAGGAGGGTGGGATGATCACTACTTGTGCGGCAAGTCCAACCCTGACAATTATTATAAAGAAGATCGTTCTCGAAAACCAATAATTATTGGGAGAATACAATGTATAGCAAGTCTGATTAATGTAAGGCTGAACTAAAATATAATAGTTATATATTgtgtaaatatgtatgtacgAGCACCTAAGCCGATGGTATTTTTTAACGGATGCGTAGTGGTGTGATATattataaaagaatattttctgCAGTCTCGTgtgttattattgtttttgaagcAACTCCGAGCACGTTCTTGAGAGTTTTGCTTCAAAAACAATTCGCACATGCTTTAATCTCAACTCTCGTAATAACGTTTTTATTACATTCCCAGTGATGTGAGTAGATGTCGAATGGAAGAATGAAGCCTCGCTACTTTGTTATGATTGTTATCACTTGTTGTATCTGCCTATTTTGCTGTGTAGCGCCCGTTTGTAACGTCGGATTTTTAGGGTCTAAATCCGACCTGGGGTCAGATAAATTATTCTGTAATGTATAAATGTAGATATACCGTATatgataatattaataatcatCGTAATATTCCAAATACTATGCGGGGTGGTGTTGAAGAAAACAAAGTACATACTCGTCCTACTTTAGTTCGTTGTTGTATTGATCTTGAAGGTTCCGAGCAACACCCCATAATAATGAGCATTTCCCACTATTGGCAATAAATGAAAAGTAGCTAAAATAGTTGCATTACGTGTATAAGCACCTGGTTCCTAATAAAGTAgaatttattcttatttttaggtcaataatgtaataaaaaatataacgaGACAACGAAATTTTTGTACTtaccaaaattgcaaatatttttatttgggaCACCGTGAGAATTTGTATTGTCAGGTTGTGTtcatttgttgtttttcagtagaaatatttgtatttttggtATTTGCGTCTGATATTAcctcttttgtttttaactaAATAGTGCCTCattgtatttttcttctgCCCAAACCAAAGCtgttaaaagtatttttctctTGGTTTTGTTACGCTCTATAACACTTTCGAAGTATTActaatgttaataataaataaatgtaatttcatttgtaacggtagatgatatttttttaatatctatgtaagttattttatgttttccgCCAGGCAGATGTAGTTTTTAATTCGACAGCAGTAAGTTATATGTCacgtattttcttttttttaaatcaatatgTATTTAGAAATGTGCGATTTTTGTACATACGACTCCTTCCCTACcttgaaaaatgttagaatacttcttgtttattatttttcacagtaatttgtaatgtttaaaataaaatgataaacgataacaatgttgtttttttaactgaCCAACCAAACAACACAAAAAGATAAACAAACAGCCATCACTAAGTTAGATATTTGATGTAAAGCGAAAAATACTTCGTTGATATAGTAATCCAAGACGTGTAGAAATCAAATGCGTCAAAACTCGAATCCgacaacttcgattttttggcctaaaattgtttttttatgttatattaTAGTCCATGGAATTTCTCGGATATTTCActcaaaattttgcttttcatgTCCGAAAAGCAAAAATGGATTTTACTCGAAACTTGGGCAGATTAAAGGgcagaataaaataaaatgtacacttttattcaacatttcttcaaaaaaatattagtcgCTAAGTTATAatcaacaataatttaaaatcagttaCATACACTCTATTTGGCACGTTTTAAACCTTAAATTCCTCTTCTCTCATAAATagtaatttgtttattatggCTAAATTAGGGTTAAATAGTAAATTCTTCAGACTTAACGGTTTTAGATAGATAATCGAAAGTTTCTATCGTTCAAGTAACTTAACCTTCAATTAAGTGAACGATCGAAACCTTctttaacaattaaaacttaactatacattttatgaaaatgcaTATTAGCCCgggaagattttaaaattacttaaacaCTAAAGGATACAGTACGGAAAATTATTTGGGTCGCGTCATGCAAAATCGTTATGTACAGGAACTTTCATGATAAAAACTTGGTCCAATGGAATTATCTCGGTTTTAGAGTTTACACCCAACCATTATTGTCACCGACATAAGACTTTTCTTTCACTTAGTTGTACTTAATCTTCCCAGTGTCTCTACAGTCACTCAAAGCGTCCCACCATGGCTTTCACGTAACTATACATGACCCTGGAGTTCTCCTCTGCAGGTTTATCCTTAAAGGACAAGCTTTGATTGAGCCCATTTTTGGTCAGCCTTAAAGGCTTGACCGGAACCGGTGGAGGAGCTTTCAAAGGCCTACGGACCACGCTTGGTCTCGCCTGCTTCGCCGCCTCTCCGCTCAAAGACATGATCCTGTCGCTGAAACTGTCCGACTTGACCACCAACTTCCCAGTCACTTTATCTCGCTCGTACTCATCCGTAAGGGAATCCTCCAAAAGACTCTCATAATAGCTGTCACTGGGCGAATGTCTGCTACTCCCCTCACTCAATCTCTTCTCAAACTCTTTCAATACTTCTTTTTCATTTAGCGACATGTCCAGACGTCCGATGATGTCTTCGTCGGCCACGTCGAAGCTGCCGCTGGCTACTCCACTGTCCAGACTCAGACTCGCTTGGCTGTTATTGCGCGAGTTGGTGAACAAAGTTTGAGGGTCCACGTAGTCAGGATTGGCCAGTTTTTCCCCCGTGCTTTTGCTGCCTCGGGGTTTGTTGGAAGGATATTTGGGCGAATGGCGTTGCTCCTCAAAGATGATGTTGCGAATGCGCTGCAGCATGCTGAGACGTATGGGGGTTTTGCGGTAGATTTTGTATTCAGGGTGGTCGGTCTCGTCGAGACGTGACGACAGATCACTGCAATGAAAAATGTGTGTAATTCTCAGAGAATTACGAGCAACATGATGATATCCTTTTTCAAGGGCATCATGAATCGCTATGGAGTCCaccagtttaaaattttaagcggttcaacaatattttcctCACACTTACCCTTCTCTCGAGGGTTCTCCAATCGTTTCCTCCTCCCTACCCTCCTCTGGCGGTTCATTGAGCTGGAAGGAACGAGGCAATGAGTCGGCTTTGCTAGGCAACTGAGGTCGTTCCTCGTACCAAATAGGTCCAGGCTCGCTCGTCACGTTCCTCCTAGGATGCCTTTCCTTTTGGTGCGGCCCCCTATTGAACACCTGCAAGTCAGCGCAGGAAAACCGGTGATTTTTCGGTTAGTGAGCAAGGCGGATGAATGAATACTTGTTAATCACGTTGCTTCGGTGCTTGCGATGGTATTTGAAAGCTCTACAAGCACGCAAACGCCACTCACCTTGTGGAAATCCTGCTTCTGCATCAACAAATCGGAAACGATCTTCTCTAGGTTAGATTGGGGCGATTGCTGCTCGCATTCTTCCTTGGGCGACTCGGATTGAGTGGGAATACTCTCCACGGACTCCGAGGCCAGATCGCAGTTCTCGCAGTCGGACAAGTCGGTGTAGAAAGTAGAACTGGCGCCGATTTCTTTGGATTTCTTCAGTTTTGAGATCTTCTTGGGTATCACTTTGGAGTCGTAGGGCTGCGGGATCATGCCCGGCTCAGACTTGCGTCTCCAGCTACCGAAAGTGGTGAAGGTGCGGTCCTGGGAGATGGATCGCTCTTTGGAGAGTTCGCGGTTTTTGCGCACTCTCGAGCGACGCTCCAAATAGTGAGGAGTGGTGGAGCTGTACTTCAAGGGAGACCAGCTTCCGATCGACGTATCGTCtggaaaaaaagttgaatcAAGTTATTTGACATGTAGTAAAAGCGCCAGGTTAGTAGAAAAATAGTGACTTTCGAAAATATAGCAAATGTGCCATGTTTGCAGTTCCATAACTGCTCGTTAAATTCCTCTAGCATCGCAACACCTTCTCTCCCTTCTACCCCCCTTAACGAAACCTCCACCTCTGAACCAACCTGGCAAGTCCTAAAGGGGGCAACTAGATGTTCTGGAGCAGTATTTGCTCTAAACTGCTTTCTCTCACTTTCAGAATGGAAACAGACCATTTAGACTATCATTTCACATTATTCTTACCGGCATCTTGAACATCCTGACCCAACTGCATGACCAGCTGCCTCGCATGGTTCGGTATCACAGCACTGTAATTCTCCAGAATCACCCGTTTGATCTGCAAGGTCCATTCCCGCTTGTGGTGCGGAGACCTGGCCCTCAAAGTGCACTGCAATCTGGGGTTGTCGAAAGGAAGTACTTGAAACGACAAGGGCTCCCCCCGCACCTGCTCCACCAGCATCAAGTTGGAGCACTCGATGTGTGTCTTGTAGGCCAACGCCCCGTCAGTCTTGCTTTTGGCCAGAAGGAGAGCGTTTTCGAAGAGAAACA from Euwallacea similis isolate ESF13 chromosome 20, ESF131.1, whole genome shotgun sequence includes:
- the LOC136415348 gene encoding uncharacterized protein isoform X3, with protein sequence MGNQPWEGTRSLTFPRSLLAPLATPFYRFLARFSGRRRTTISSRKKYPPPWQFLVLQIVLVAALVNIVDACSSRSTPKPRPPAPTPRPNITFLTYPCPPAYAAWFCLNGATCFTVKIQDSLLYNCMCAEGYQGSRCEYKDLDGSYIPSHQRLMLETASIAGGATIAVFSVVILCLAAYLRWRRRKKSAAPVDQVDGLPGPHHRQRIFGIRPQGNNLVPIRSSVSPYRDHHHHHANNHQVSNNNVPSHPHEPNLLPNPDVERSEAGIPNDRGDLPKTLLRGEPPWGV
- the LOC136415348 gene encoding uncharacterized protein isoform X2, translating into MSGTTLGAHERAVKAYVMGNQPWEGTRSLTFPRSLLAPLATPFYRFLARFSGRRRTTISSRKKYPPPWQFLVLQIVLVAALVNIVDACSSRSTPKPRPPAPTPRPNITFLTYPCPPAYAAWFCLNGATCFTVKIQDSLLYNCMCAEGYQGSRCEYKDLDGSYIPSHQRLMLETASIAGGATIAVFSVVILCLAAYLRWRRRKKSAAPVDQVDGLPGPHHRQRIFGIRPQGNNLVPIRSSVSPYRDHHHHHANNHQVSNNNVPSHPHEPNLLPNPDVERSEAGIPNDRGDLPKTLLRGEPPWGV
- the LOC136415348 gene encoding uncharacterized protein isoform X1 produces the protein MPREKEYARRSFGPQAYVMGNQPWEGTRSLTFPRSLLAPLATPFYRFLARFSGRRRTTISSRKKYPPPWQFLVLQIVLVAALVNIVDACSSRSTPKPRPPAPTPRPNITFLTYPCPPAYAAWFCLNGATCFTVKIQDSLLYNCMCAEGYQGSRCEYKDLDGSYIPSHQRLMLETASIAGGATIAVFSVVILCLAAYLRWRRRKKSAAPVDQVDGLPGPHHRQRIFGIRPQGNNLVPIRSSVSPYRDHHHHHANNHQVSNNNVPSHPHEPNLLPNPDVERSEAGIPNDRGDLPKTLLRGEPPWGV
- the LOC136415348 gene encoding protein spitz-like isoform X4; the encoded protein is MPREKEYARRSFGPRRRRTTISSRKKYPPPWQFLVLQIVLVAALVNIVDACSSRSTPKPRPPAPTPRPNITFLTYPCPPAYAAWFCLNGATCFTVKIQDSLLYNCMCAEGYQGSRCEYKDLDGSYIPSHQRLMLETASIAGGATIAVFSVVILCLAAYLRWRRRKKSAAPVDQVDGLPGPHHRQRIFGIRPQGNNLVPIRSSVSPYRDHHHHHANNHQVSNNNVPSHPHEPNLLPNPDVERSEAGIPNDRGDLPKTLLRGEPPWGV
- the LOC136415733 gene encoding uncharacterized protein isoform X1, with protein sequence MTDFDWDIQDDTTWEDFFGSSPDLMPSIMGAFDAYLYQKNVDHPHKTSTPKRSHQLSSFTHLSPCVQKILSNVPEQEISKKFSSEEALGPRRSRLYRSLRHTERANGLNKSNESLDIISPGIHKMLSNLQDSELVISTSNLHITKTASVNKNNSYLFSRNKSTRASKCYYDILSGSDRDTTNDNRISAVENNEEHSDCGGGNCDGYMATPLGSYLHSDKGIANRTPVGRKNLGKYLQVPSEGSTGVTNSTTSSSEVSRPVSLTSLGSCSSSGSSNGQLHQPGSAYLASAESLDSDPEPVGSQGSADSGIGEQEQPSVNPEQRVLQEVLDTETVYVADLQEVIQGYLGPWRNDPECALCDHLQDLFSNLEEIHEFNRKFLEDLRKVISDPTKTANVFIQHDSGFRVYNEYCARYPRTMEVLSHLQRSETMSPLIREKQLRLGHQLPLGSYLLKPVQRILKYHLLLQRLSKQCESDHKPTVDLALATMTSVASDINNMKRKHEHAVRVQEIQSQLYGWTGADLTTLGELIAEGTFRVQGAKGRRHVFLFENALLLAKSKTDGALAYKTHIECSNLMLVEQVRGEPLSFQVLPFDNPRLQCTLRARSPHHKREWTLQIKRVILENYSAVIPNHARQLVMQLGQDVQDADDTSIGSWSPLKYSSTTPHYLERRSRVRKNRELSKERSISQDRTFTTFGSWRRKSEPGMIPQPYDSKVIPKKISKLKKSKEIGASSTFYTDLSDCENCDLASESVESIPTQSESPKEECEQQSPQSNLEKIVSDLLMQKQDFHKVFNRGPHQKERHPRRNVTSEPGPIWYEERPQLPSKADSLPRSFQLNEPPEEGREEETIGEPSREGDLSSRLDETDHPEYKIYRKTPIRLSMLQRIRNIIFEEQRHSPKYPSNKPRGSKSTGEKLANPDYVDPQTLFTNSRNNSQASLSLDSGVASGSFDVADEDIIGRLDMSLNEKEVLKEFEKRLSEGSSRHSPSDSYYESLLEDSLTDEYERDKVTGKLVVKSDSFSDRIMSLSGEAAKQARPSVVRRPLKAPPPVPVKPLRLTKNGLNQSLSFKDKPAEENSRVMYSYVKAMVGRFE
- the LOC136415733 gene encoding uncharacterized protein isoform X3, which codes for MPSIMGAFDAYLYQKNVDHPHKTSTPKRSHQLSSFTHLSPCVQKILSNVPEQEISKKFSSEEALGPRRSRLYRSLRHTERANGLNKSNESLDIISPGIHKMLSNLQDSELVISTSNLHITKTASVNKNNSYLFSRNKSTRASKCYYDILSGSDRDTTNDNRISAVENNEEHSDCGGGNCDGYMATPLGSYLHSDKGIANRTPVGRKNLGKYLQVPSEGSTGVTNSTTSSSEVSRPVSLTSLGSCSSSGSSNGQLHQPGSAYLASAESLDSDPEPVGSQGSADSGIGEQEQPSVNPEQRVLQEVLDTETVYVADLQEVIQGYLGPWRNDPECALCDHLQDLFSNLEEIHEFNRKFLEDLRKVISDPTKTANVFIQHDSGFRVYNEYCARYPRTMEVLSHLQRSETMSPLIREKQLRLGHQLPLGSYLLKPVQRILKYHLLLQRLSKQCESDHKPTVDLALATMTSVASDINNMKRKHEHAVRVQEIQSQLYGWTGADLTTLGELIAEGTFRVQGAKGRRHVFLFENALLLAKSKTDGALAYKTHIECSNLMLVEQVRGEPLSFQVLPFDNPRLQCTLRARSPHHKREWTLQIKRVILENYSAVIPNHARQLVMQLGQDVQDADDTSIGSWSPLKYSSTTPHYLERRSRVRKNRELSKERSISQDRTFTTFGSWRRKSEPGMIPQPYDSKVIPKKISKLKKSKEIGASSTFYTDLSDCENCDLASESVESIPTQSESPKEECEQQSPQSNLEKIVSDLLMQKQDFHKVFNRGPHQKERHPRRNVTSEPGPIWYEERPQLPSKADSLPRSFQLNEPPEEGREEETIGEPSREGDLSSRLDETDHPEYKIYRKTPIRLSMLQRIRNIIFEEQRHSPKYPSNKPRGSKSTGEKLANPDYVDPQTLFTNSRNNSQASLSLDSGVASGSFDVADEDIIGRLDMSLNEKEVLKEFEKRLSEGSSRHSPSDSYYESLLEDSLTDEYERDKVTGKLVVKSDSFSDRIMSLSGEAAKQARPSVVRRPLKAPPPVPVKPLRLTKNGLNQSLSFKDKPAEENSRVMYSYVKAMVGRFE
- the LOC136415733 gene encoding uncharacterized protein isoform X2; this encodes MYGGSTRNHTDPKGSSPDLMPSIMGAFDAYLYQKNVDHPHKTSTPKRSHQLSSFTHLSPCVQKILSNVPEQEISKKFSSEEALGPRRSRLYRSLRHTERANGLNKSNESLDIISPGIHKMLSNLQDSELVISTSNLHITKTASVNKNNSYLFSRNKSTRASKCYYDILSGSDRDTTNDNRISAVENNEEHSDCGGGNCDGYMATPLGSYLHSDKGIANRTPVGRKNLGKYLQVPSEGSTGVTNSTTSSSEVSRPVSLTSLGSCSSSGSSNGQLHQPGSAYLASAESLDSDPEPVGSQGSADSGIGEQEQPSVNPEQRVLQEVLDTETVYVADLQEVIQGYLGPWRNDPECALCDHLQDLFSNLEEIHEFNRKFLEDLRKVISDPTKTANVFIQHDSGFRVYNEYCARYPRTMEVLSHLQRSETMSPLIREKQLRLGHQLPLGSYLLKPVQRILKYHLLLQRLSKQCESDHKPTVDLALATMTSVASDINNMKRKHEHAVRVQEIQSQLYGWTGADLTTLGELIAEGTFRVQGAKGRRHVFLFENALLLAKSKTDGALAYKTHIECSNLMLVEQVRGEPLSFQVLPFDNPRLQCTLRARSPHHKREWTLQIKRVILENYSAVIPNHARQLVMQLGQDVQDADDTSIGSWSPLKYSSTTPHYLERRSRVRKNRELSKERSISQDRTFTTFGSWRRKSEPGMIPQPYDSKVIPKKISKLKKSKEIGASSTFYTDLSDCENCDLASESVESIPTQSESPKEECEQQSPQSNLEKIVSDLLMQKQDFHKVFNRGPHQKERHPRRNVTSEPGPIWYEERPQLPSKADSLPRSFQLNEPPEEGREEETIGEPSREGDLSSRLDETDHPEYKIYRKTPIRLSMLQRIRNIIFEEQRHSPKYPSNKPRGSKSTGEKLANPDYVDPQTLFTNSRNNSQASLSLDSGVASGSFDVADEDIIGRLDMSLNEKEVLKEFEKRLSEGSSRHSPSDSYYESLLEDSLTDEYERDKVTGKLVVKSDSFSDRIMSLSGEAAKQARPSVVRRPLKAPPPVPVKPLRLTKNGLNQSLSFKDKPAEENSRVMYSYVKAMVGRFE